TTCCCACTCGGTGTCGGCGACGATCGCGCAGGTGCCACACTCCACGCAGGGCTGGGTGTCGAGGCTGACGAGGGTCTCCTCGTCGCCGTTCGTCTTCACCCGTTCCGTGCGGTAACAGCCCCCGCCGAACTCCTCGGCGCTGACGGGACAGGCGTAGACCGCGGCTCCGCTGGCCTCGACCGATTCGTCGCGCAGTTCGATGTGGGGGTTCCCGACGTCGGTGTCGTAGGTGAGGTCGCCGATCCGCTCCTCGAGGCTCGGCGGCTCGGCGTCGTTCTTCCAGCGGATGCTCTTCCCGCGAGCCTCGCCGATCACCGTCGGCAGCGTCGTGTACCCGGTGCGGGTGTCGGGCAGCATCGACACCAGGAACGGCGAGTTGTACGCCCGCTCGAGGACGCGGTCGGCCACCGGGTTCCCGAGCGCGACGCGACCGAGCGGGGACTCGAGGACGCGATCCACCGCGTTCGTGACCGTCTCGCGCTCGCCGACGGGTCGGGTGAGCTCGTACTGTTTGGGGCGGAGCTTGGCCATCGTCCCCGAGTCCGCGAGCAGTTTCGCATAGCGACGTCCCGCAGCCTCGGGGTCGGCGTTACCCCGCGTGATCGCGAAGGCGTCGGCCGCCAGCGCCCCGGCGGTGACGGCGTGGTTCATCCCCTTGATGATCGGGCCCTGGGCCTGCATCTGGCCGGCAGCGTCCCCGACCAGCACCAGGCGATCCCGGTAGGGGTCGCGGTGGGCGACCTTCTTCGAGTCGGGGACGAGCTTCGCGGCGTACTCCCGCTCGTCGTAGCCGTCGCCGATCCAGTGGGCCATCACGGGATGGGTCAGCAGGGCGTCGAGCAGCTCGTGGGGCTCGGCCTGCTGGGCGACGAGGCTGTCGAGGTGGAAGACGGTCCCGATCGACAGCGACTCGGCGTTGGTGTACAGAAAGCCACCGCCGCGGACGTCCTCGAAGAGGTCGCCCGAGAACAGGTGGGCGACACCCTCCTCGTCGTCGATCCCGAACCGATGGTTGACCGCCTCGGGATCCATATCGACGACCGCCTTGACACCCTGGAACCACTCGTCGGGTTCCTCCCAGTCCATGAGCCCTGCCTCACGGGCCAGCTCGGAGTTGACGCCGTCGGCGGCGACGATCAGGTCGGCCTCGATCGGGTCCAGTTCGTCGCAGGTGACGCCGACGATCTCTCCCTCCTCTCGGAGGAGGCCGTTCACCCGCACGTTCGTCAGCACGCCACCGCCCGTCTCGCTGGTCTTCTCGTGAACCCGTCGCTGGAGCCACGAGTCCATCTTCCGGCGGAGCACGGCGTCACACCAGTCGGTGTCGTGCTCGTGGAGGTCGGTCAGGTCGTAGGTCTTGACCTTGTCACCGGCGATGTTGTGGATCCGGTAGTCGGTGACGGGACGTTCGGCTGCCTTCTCGCGGAAGCCGTCGAAGAGATCGTCGATCGTGTAGGGGGCCGAGTCCTCGGCGTAGATCAGCCCGCCGGAGACGTTCTTCGAACCCGCCTCGACGCCCCGCTCTAAGACGAGGGTCTCGACGCCGTGTTCCGCGAGTCTGGCCGCGGCGGCCGCGCCGCCGGGACCGCAGCCGACGACGACCGCCTCGTAGTGTTCGTGCTCGCTTCCGGCGCTCATCGGTCCTCACCCCCGCTCCCGTCGGCGACGGCCTCGAGTCGGGTTTCGCCGGATTCGACGGCCTCGGTCAGCCGGGGCAGCACCTCGAACAGGTCGCCCTCGACGAAGTAGTCGCTGAAATCCCGGATCCTGGCGTCGGGGTCGGTGTTGATCGCGACGATCGTGTCCGACTCGTCCATTCCGACCTTGTGCTGGACCGCTCCGGAGACGCCCGCGGCGATGTAGACGTCGGGCGCGACGACCTGTCCCGTCTCGCCGATCTGGCGTTCCTCCTTCGAGTACTCCTCGACGTGGCCCTCGAACTGGTAGGCCGAGGTGACGATCCCCCGCGTGATACCGAGTTCGGCGTCCTCGAAGGCGTCGACGAGGTCGAGTCCCAGCTCCATCCCGCGGGTAGGGTCGTCGGCGATCCCCCGACCCAGACAGACGATCACGTCGTGTCCGGTAAGGTCGATCCCGGCCTCGAGCCGGTCGTGCTCGGTGATCTCGACGCGGAACCAGTCGTCCTCGAGCTCCATGTCGTGTTCGATCACGAGCCCCTCCCGGTCGTCGTCGGGATCCATCGGCTCGAAACTGCCGGGAATGATCGATGCACCCTGCGGGTGGAAGTCCCGGCTCGGATTGTCCAGACAGAGGATCGTCGAGTACTCGAACCCCGAGAAGTCCGGGCGCTTCATGTGCAGGACCTTCTCGAAGGTCTTCTTGACGCCCGGTTCACCGGTCTTGACCGGGTTCGACACCTCGTTCTCCTCGATGTAGAGGTCCGAACAGTCCGAGGCGAGTCCGGAGTCGAGTTCGGCCTGGACCTTCGCCGAGAGGTCCCGTCCGTTGTTCGTCGCCGGGAACAGGATATAGCGGGGCTCGTCGTACTCGCGCCAGTCCGTGCTCTCGATCGTCCCCTGTCCGCGGGCCATGTGGGCCGCGATCTCGGTGTAGGGCTTGTGCAGGAACCGTTCCAGCCGCTGGTCGTCGTGGTAGACCGCGACGTCGGCGCCGTAGGCGATCGACTCCTCGGCCAGATCCTCGCAGTCCTCGCCCATCAGGAAGGCGACAACGCGCTCCTCGCTTCCATAGTCTTCCTCGAACTGGTCCATCAGCTCCCGGGCCTTCCCCAGCATCTCCCGCGAGACTTCGAGCAGCTCTCCCTGCTGGGTCTCGCAGAACACCCACATGTCGGCGTACTCGCCGCCGTCGAGCGCCCGGACGTGTTTCTTGTCCCGCGTCGGGTGAGAGAGCTCGTCGTCTTCGTCCTCCTCGTCACCCTCGCCGTCGTCCGCGTCCTCGTCGACCTCGTCTACCTCTTCGCCTTCCGCCTCGTCGCCGACGTCCTCTTTGGTCTCCTCGTACTCGCCTTCCGTCTCGGTTCCCTCCTCGACGCCGTCGCCGCCCGTCTCGCCGAGCTCCTCGAGGCGACGGTGGATCGCCTCGCGGGCGGTCTTGCGGTCCTTGCTCGCCTGTTCGGCTTCCAGTACCGCCTGCAGTTCGTCGACGTCCTCGAGGGTGTCGAGCTCTTCGCCCAGTTCCTCGGCCGTGTACTCGTCGGGATCGAGTGCCATCGTCAGTCACCCCCCGCGAACGGCTGTAGCTCCTCGAGGACGGGCTCCATCGCCGCCCCGTCTGCGGGATCGATCATCGTCGCCTCCCGCTCCGAGGGCGCCTTCGGGATCGGGTCGACCGAGGAAACGATCGTCGGCGAGCCGTCGAGGCCGATGTAGTCGGGATCGAGGTTCAGGTCGACGTGATCCCACGTCGTCAGGTGCTCGTCGTGCTCGGCGGCCCGCTCTTCGGTCTCGGATCGGAGGCGCTTGTGAGTCAGCCGGTGGGCGGCCTTTCGGTAGGTCGGCTCGAACTCCGGGTCGGTGACGACCGCGCAGGGAAGGGGTGCCTCAACGGTTTCGATCTCGTCGACGTCACCCTCGACGAGTCGCTTCGCCCGCAGTCGGCGCTCGTCGGGATCGATATCGAGCGCGATGACGTGGGTGACGATCGGCCAGTCGAGCGCCCAGCAGGTCTGGGGACCGGTCTGGCCGGTCTCCCCGTCGGCGGTCTTGAAGCCCGCGAAGACGAGGTCGACGTCGGCGACCTCCTCGCGGTATTTCTCGATCCCGGAGCTGACGGTGATCGCCGTCGCCCACGTGTCGGAGGCCGCGAGCTCCCGGTCCGACAGCAGGTAGCTGTCGTCGGCGTACACCGACTCCATTGCCTCCTGCAGGACGTCGCCGTATCCTGGCGGTCCCATGCTCATCGCGCTAACGTGGCCCCCGTGGCGCACCCGCGTCTGAAGCGCTGCCTCGAGCGCGAACGCGTCGTTCGGGTTCATTACCGTCGGCGTCTTCCCCCGTTCCAGGTGGCCGTCCTCGTCGAAGGAGACTGCCCCCTCCGAGAAGTCCGGCACCCCTTTCGTCAGTACGATCGATCGCACGATCTCACCCCTCTTTGGTAGTTGATCACTCGCACCATTCTCGACTGGTCCTAACGGAGCTGACACTATTAAGAATGCGGGGTCGGAATCGCCGGGAGAGAGACCGGTCCGAAACCCGTCCGAAACGACGGAAACCGTTCGGTCGAGGCGTTCGACGCCACGTGGAACGGTCGGCTCGTCGTTCTCAGTCGAGCGAGTCGCGATAGACGAACTTGTGAAGTACCGGGGGACAAGTGGTTCGAGAATCGTCGATCCTCGTGATCGAGCCCTACTCGAGATCGCGCTCGGTCGTCCGCATCGTGATCTCCCCGTCGGCCCGGATCGAGCCGTCGACCTCGGCGCCCGGACCCAGCTCGAGGTCGTGACAGGAGACGTCGCCCAGGATCCGCGCCCCGGGCTCGACGACGACGTCGCCGCTGCGGGTCGTCAGATCGCCGTGGATGCGGGTTCCCTCGCCGACCGAGACGTCCTCGCGGGCCCGCAGGCTGCCGAAAACGTTGCAGTCCTCGCCGACGTCGATCGACTCGGCGCGGATGTTACCGTGGAGCCGACAGCCGTCGCCGATCGTCGCGGGCGTCGAGACCCGCCAGGCGTCGTCGCTCACCGTCGCGTTGCGGGGGACGATCAGCGGGTCGGGAGTCGGCTCCGCGTCTTCGTCTTCGTCCTCGTCGTCGACGAGCTGGGAGACGAGCCGCTGGGCGGCGTCCTCCTCGCCGATCAATAGGAGCTGTTTGAGGTAGACGAACAGAAAGACGATCGTCGGCATCGGGTTCCGGATGACGATCCAGCCGTTGGCCTCGAACCCCTCGTCGATCTCGACGTCGTCACCGATATCGAGGTCGCCGGCGACTTTCATCTCGCCGCCGATGTGAACGCGCTCGCCGATGTAGGCGTCCTGGCCGACCAAGACGTTGTCGGCGACGTCACACCACATGTCGAGCCGGCAGTCGGCCTCGGCCTCGATATCCCCGCCGAACTCGACGCTCTCGCCGGCGAGGACGTTCCGGCCGCGGACGCCGAACTCGACGGTCGAGCGGGCGCCGACCAGCACGTCCCCGTCGGTCTCGAGGGCGACTTCCTTGGCTTCGGTCCCGTCGGGGACGACGAGTTCGTCGAGCGGATCCCTGCGAAACGCCACGTTCGCAACCAATACGAGCGCCGGGTAATAAATCTCGCGCGATTCGGCCGCGGGCGCTGCGGCGGTCGAGTGCGTGCGACCACAGGCGTCCGGTTTTTATCGGGGGATCGCCTACGGTGGGGTATGACGACGCTTGCGTTCGACGACGAGGGTGTCGACGTCGTGTACGAAGGCACCGAGTTTCGCCTCGAACGGGAACTCATCGAGGAAGCCACCGAGAAGTCCTACTACGACGTGACCGACCACGAAGTGCTGAAGATCGTCGCCGAGCAGCCGAACCTGCAGGGCGAACCCCGCCGCGTCGGCGACATCCTCCCGAAGAACTGACGCGTTCGGCGCCGATCGCGTTGCGGGTCCTCGCGGCGTCCGCGTTTCGACCGGCAGCGACGGATACCCGTCGGCAGCGACGGCTACCCGTCGTCTCCGTAGCGGGTTGCCGCGGATTCGAACCCCAGCTCCGCCCGCTCGCGACTCCGTCGGCCCTCGAGTTCGGCGATCGCCTCCGGATCCGGGCTGGCGTCGTCGTCGATCCGCGCCCACGAGGAGTGGACCTTCGAGTGACACCACCGACAGAGATAGACCGTGATCTCGTGGGAGAGCTCGTCGGTCCCCGCGTCGGCGTCGCCGTCCTCGCTTGCCGAGTCGGTCTCGTCGGCGTACGAGAGGTGGTGCTCCTCGAGCAGCGGGCGCTCGTCGTCGTGGGCGAGTCGCCTCTCCTCGAGGCCACAGCGGACACACTCCCGGTCGCGGTTTCGCGACCGGAAGTGGGGACAGTCGGCCGGTGTCTCCTCACGATCGGGGTCGTGGACGGGACAGGCGTACTTCTCGGCGGCCCGTTCGCGGGCGAACGAGGGATCGGCGTCGGGACGCTCGAAGGCGTACCGACACCGCCCGTCGTCCGTGCAGTGGTCACAGACGCCGGCGAACGCGTAGGGGTCGTCGACGCCGACGGACGTTCCTCGCGGCGTTTTCTCCATCGCTGTCCCGTTGGCGAGCGCGACGTTTCAACCTCTCGCCGATTCGAACTCACCGCTCGAGCTCGACGGGAAGCTTTTGTCCTCGCAGCGGGCACTCGAGGTCGTGCGACTGCGCCATCATCCGCAAACCGGCGCCGCCCGCCAGCTGGCCGCGACCGTTGAGACGGCCGACTCCGCGCTCGCTCAGCTCCGCGGACTCATGTTCCGCCGTTCGCTACCCGACGGATACGCGCTGGCGTTCCGGTTTGGGTCGGTGCGGTCCCGCGACGTGCACATGCTGTTCGTCTTCGTCCCGCTCGACGTGATCTGGGTCGTCGACGGCGTCGTCGAGCGCGTCGAACGGCTCCGGCCCTGGCGGGGGATCGCCCGCAGCGAGGCCGACCTGCTGCTCGAGCTGCCCGCCGGAGCGGCCGACGGCGTCGAGTCCGGCGACGAGCTGGTCCTCGAGCCGACGTGACTACTCGACGATCTCGAGTCTGCCGTCGACGACCCGGACGTCGAACAGCGCCGTCACCGATCTATCGAACCCTTCGCGATCGCGGTCGATCCGTCGGAGGACGACCGCGACGTCGACGAGCTCCGTGCCGACGTCTTCGAGAGCCGTACAGACGGCCTCGATCGTGCCTCCCGTCGAGAGGACGTCGTCGACGAGGATGACCCGATCGCCGGCCTCGACCCCGTTCAGGAAGAGCTCGCTCTCGCCGTAGCCGGTCTCCTGGTGGATCGCGACCTCGTCCGGGAAGCCGTAGGAGCGCTTGCGGACGACGACGAACGGGACACCGGTCGCCGTCGAGAGCGCCGTGGCGTGGTGGATCCCCATCGCCTCGGGCGCGACGAGGACGTCGACGTCCTCGAAGTCGATCCGTTCCCGGAAACCGTCGACGACGGCCTCGAGGACGTCGGGTTCGACGAGCGGAACGCCGTCGGTGACGCCGTGGACGAAGTAGTCGTAGCCGTCGCGGTCGACGACGGGCGCCGCGCGGAGCGACCGTGCGAGCGGCTCCAGCGTAGGGTCCATGGCCTTGCTACGGCAGGGTGCCCGATGGTCGTTCGGGTCCGTGCGTCGTTCGAGTCGTGCGTCGAGGGGTGACACCGACGGGGCGGGTGCAGATGGTGCCGTGACCGGCGGGGTTAAGTCGCTCTGTCCGAATAGACTGTGGTACGATGGCACGAGATTCGTTCTCAACGCCGGAGTCCGAGGATAGAGGAAGTCGGGGCAACCCGGCTGGGCGCGAAATTCCAGGGCGGAAATAACCCTTCCTTCGTGACTACGACTCCGGAGCAGACGATCGCAGCCGACCGTACAGTGCGCCTTCTCGATACGACGCTTCGCGACGGCGAACAAGCCCCGGGTGTCTCGCTTTCGCCCGACGAGAAAGTCGAGATCGCCCGTGGGCTCGAGCGAGCCGGCGTCGCCGTCATCGAGGCCGGCAGCGCCTGTACCGGCGCGGGCGAACGACAGGCGATCTCACGGGTGACCGATCTCGACCTCGACGCCCGCGTGACGAGCTTCTGTCGGGGGATGAGAGGCGACGTCGACCTCGCGCTCGAGTGTGACGTCGACGGCGTCCATATCGTCGTCCCCGCCAGCGACCGCCACGTCGAGGGGAAGGTCGGTACCTCCCGCGAGGACAACCTCGCGAAGACGGCCGACCTCGTCGAGTACGCCACCGACCACGACCTGTGGGTCGAGGTCATCGGCGAGGACGGCTCCCGGGCCGATCTGGACTACCTCGAGGAGCTGATGGGGACGGCTCTCGATGCGGGCGCCGATCGAACGTGTTTCGCCGACACCGTCGGCCATACGGGTCCCGAGCGCACCGCCGAGGCCGTCTCCCGGCTCGCCGAGCTCGGCCCCGTCAGCGCCCACACCCACGACGATCTGGGTCTGGGCGTCGCGAACGCGATCTCGGCGGTCTCCGCGGGTGCGGATCTGGTCCACTGCACCGTCAACGGACTCGGCGAGCGGGCCGGTAACGTCGCCCTGGAAGAGGTCGCGATCGCGCTGGCACACGTCTACGACGTCGAGACCGCCGAACTCGAGGAGCTGTACGACCTCGCACAACGGGTCTCGCGGGCAACGGGCGTGCCGCTACCGCCGAACAAGGCCGTCATCGGCGAGAACGCCTTCACCCACGAGAGCGGGATCCACACCGACGGGACCCTGAAGGACGACAAGATGTACGAGCCCTACGCGCCCGAGACGGTCGGGCGCGAGCGACGGCTCGCACTGGGGAAACACACCGGGCGAGCGGGCGTCACGGCGACCCTCGAGGAACACGGCGTCGAGGCCGACGACGACGAGGTCGCCGAAATCGCCACCCGCGTCACCGAGCTCGGTGACCGCGGTCGCCGCGTTACGGACGCAGACCTGCTTGCGATCGCCGAGGACGTCACGGGCGACGACCGCGAGCGCGTCGTCGAACTGCTGGACCTGAACGCGACCAGCGGGGGTGCGGTCCCGACCGCGAGCATCCGCCTCGCGGTCGAGGGCGAGGAGCGGGTCGCCAGCGGCACCGGCTCCGGCCCCGTCGACGCCGCCGTCTCCGCGGTTCGGGAAGCGCTGGGTTCGATGGCCGACGCCGAACTCGAGTCCTACCACGTCGACGCCGTCACCGGCGGGACCGACGCCGTCGTCACCGTCGAGGTGACGATGGTCCGGGACGACCGCTCGGTCACGGTCGCCCGCAGCGAGGCCGACATCACGCGAGCTAGCGTCGAGGCGATGGTCGACGCGCTCGATCGGCTGCTCGGACGGGACACGCAGCCGCTCGCACCGGCCGACGACTGAGACGGGCTGCCGTCTCGAGTAGCCGGCGCGACCGCAGGACGGCCCGTAGGCTCCGGAACCGACGGACAGTAGTCCGTGCGAACGTCGGCACGACTCTGTTTTCAGTGGAAGAGGTGGCGATCGAGCACGCCCCAGGGGTTGAACAGGTAGACGCCCGCGAGAAAGAGTGCGAAGACGAGCACGAACAGCTGGAGTACCGCGTCGATCCCGAGCGACGTCACCGGGTACAGCATGTACGCGATCAGCGCCGCGACGGCGATCCACAGCGTTCCGACCGCGACGCGCTGGCGGAGTTCCATACCGGGAGATTCCCCTCGAGCAGTATGAAGCCCTCGAAGGCCGTCCTCACAGCGAGAGGTCGGTGTCACCGACCGTCCCCTCGTCGAGGACGTCCTTGCGATTGTCGACCTGACCGACGTCGTCGTAGGCGACCGGTCCGGGAACCTGCTCGGCGTCCGGCCCCGGCTCGTTGCCGATGTAGAGAACGTTCGGCTGGGTGTTGTACTCCTCGAGCAGCCTGAACGTCGAGTCGGCGGTGCCGTACTCCCCCTGCAGGAGTCGCTCGGCTTCCTCTTCGGTCAGGCCGTCGTCGTCGTCCTCGTCGGCGGGCTCCTCCTCGCCCTCCAGGATCGCGATGGCGTCCTGGAGCTCCTCTTCGTCCGGGTCGTGCTCGATAGCGCGGGCGAGCGCGACGTTGTCGGCGTACTGCTGGGGATCGCTCTCGGGATCGTTCATGTCGCCGAACTGGATCGCCCCCGGCGGGCAGGCGTCCTCGCAGGCGGTGGTGCCGACCATCTCCTCGCCCATCTGGCCGTCCTGACGAGGGGGATCGAAGACGCATTTCTCCATGACCCCGCGCGGCCCCCGGCCGCTGACCCAGCGATCGCGCTGGTCGTACATCATGTCCTCGTCGAGTTCGTCGGAGGGTGCGTCGGTCTCGGGCTCGCCCCACTGGAAGTAGTTGACACCGTAGGGGCAGGCGACCTGGCAGTACCGACAGCCGATACAGACGTCGTAGTCAGTGAGTACGAGCCCGCCCTCGTCGCGGGTGTGTCGGGCCGTCGTCGGACACACCTTCTCGCAGGGCGCGTCGGTACAGTGCTGGCAGGGCCGGATCAGGTAGTTGAAATCCCGCGTCCCCTCGAAGTCGTCGGCGTCGGGCGACTCGACGATTCCGTCCTCGTAGGCGATGATATACATCCAGTTGGCCCCCTCGTTCCAGTTGTGCTCCTGGTTGCACGCGACCACACAGGAGAGACAGCCGTCGCAGGTCTCGAGATCGAGGGTCATCCCCCACTGGGTCCCTTCCTCCTCGTCGGCGCCCGGTGCACCCGCCTCCTCGTCGTCATCCTGAGCGGCGAGTGGCTCCCCGCCGTCGTCGGTGCTCGCCCAGGCGCCGAACCCGACGGCCGCGGCGCCGGCCCCCATCTTCTTCATCGTCTCGCGACGGGAGTCCTCGCCGTCGCCGCCGAAGCGCTCGAGCATTCCTGAAAGCGTCCCCTTCGCCTCCTCCCTGGCGTTCTCGTAGGCCTCCTTCGTCGGCCGCCGGTCCTCGCCGAACTCCTCGAGGACGTCCTCGTGATACTTCCCGTGGAACTCGGCCTCCGAGAGCTCACCTTTCGTGACCCGCATGGCGTCCTCGGCCATCGCCATCCCGAGATCCGCGTCGTACTCGGTGTCCTCGAGCATGGCCCGGAAGTCCTCCTCGGCGGCGTCCCCGAGGGGGTGGAACGGATCGCTCCCGAGGCCGTCCTCGTCGGAGCTCATTGCGGTCGCTCACCTCGTCTCGTCGCCGGGACTGTGTTACTGTTTGACACCATGTTCGTTCGGGGATCCCTCCCATAGCTGCGGAAATAAAGCGGTTCCCTGCGAGCGATGGCGACTCATATCAGGGGTGGGGATCGGTAGGAACGTCGAACGGTCGTCGAATCGGGACGGTATCGGGAGGAGAGTCCGAGAGTCGCGACTGGTGTGCGTACCGCTCGAATACTGCATACCGCCACAAAAGCGCCGAGGTTGTCTTGCAGCAACGGATAGCTCGCGCCGCTACGCGTCGCTCAGCGGTTTGTTGCTACAAAAGCGCCGAGAGGGTGATTTGAACCACGGTCGTTTCGCTCGCTGTGCTCGCTTCACTCCCTGGTTCAAACTCCGCTGTATCGTTTTCGGCAGCACAGACGACTCGCTCCGCTCGTCGTGTTGTGCTGCTGAAAAGCGCCGAGAGGGAGATTTGAACTCCCGAGTCCGTGAGGACAGCAGATTTCGAATCTGCCGCCTTGGCCGGGCTAGGCTATCTCGGCTCACTCCTACCTACCGCGGTGACGTTTTTATCGGTTTCGAATCGTCGCGCCGTCTGGGAATCGATGGCGTACGAACGTGACAGTCGAGGGGAAAAGCGTTTGCCCCGCGCCTCCGAGGTCGACGGCATGGACGTCACCCAGGCAAGCCGCGAGTGTTCGACCGTCCTCGAGGAGATCGGCAACGCCGTCGTCTGCGATCGCGACTTCCTTGAGGACGTCCTCGTCGGCGTCGTCGGACGGGGTCACGTCCTCCTCGAGGACGTTCCCGGCACCGGCAAGACGCTGACGGCCCGCAGCGTCGCGACGGCGCTCGGGCTCTCCTTCTCCCGGATCCAGTTCACGCCCGACCTCCTGCCCGCGGACGTCACCGGCACCCACGTCTTCGACGAGCGCGAGCGACGCTTCGAGTTCGCCGAGGGGCCGATCTTCGCCAACATCGTGCTGGCCGACGAGATCAACCGCGCGCCGCCGAAAACCCAGGCCGCCTTGCTCGAGGCCATGGAGGAGGGTCAGGTCACTGTCGACGGCGAGACCCGCCAGCTGCCCGCCCCCTTCTTCGTCATCGCGACCCAGAACCCCGTCGAGCAGGAGGGCACCTTCCCGCTCCCCGAGGCACAGGTCGATCGGTTCCTGATCAAGACGTCGATGGGGTACCCCGACGCCGAGGGTGAGGTGGAACTGCTGCGACGGCGCGCGAGCCGGGAGGCGGGGAGCCCGACCGTGGAGACGGTCCTCGAACCGGAGCGGGTCGACCAACTCCGGGCGGTTCCCGAGGCGGTCCGGGTCGAGCCGGACCTGCTCGAGTACGTCGCGACCGTCGCTCGCGAGACCCGCACCGACGGCCGCGTCGAGGTCGGCGTCTCCCCGCGTGGCACCCAGCGGCTGTTCGAGGCCGCCCGCGCGTACGCGGCGCTGGTCGGTCGGGAGTACGTCACGCCCGACGACATCAAGCGGGTCGCAGAGCCCGTCCTCGCTCATCGGCTCGTTCTGACTCCCGACGCGACGGTCAACCGGGTCGAAAAGGGCGCAGTCGTCGCGGACGTCCTCGAGAGCGTTCCGGTGCCGACGGTCGACTGATCGGAGTCGCACTCGGACTGTACCGGTTTTGCAGGCTGTCGAGGCGAATGCCCGGGGCTTGACCCCGAGGCGGTTCACCGCCTCGGTCGGTCGACGGCGTCTTCGGAACGGTGTCGGGCGGGACGGCTACCCCGTGTTCTTCATCCCCGCCGCGATCCCTTTCACCGTCAGCCGCAGGGTGCGCTCCTCGATGTCGGTGCGGTGGGTGCGATCGAGCAGGTAGACCTGCAGCAGGTTCAGCGGGTCGACGTAGGGGTTTCGTCGCTCGAGGTTCTCGCCGAGCCAGTCGCGGGTGTGAAGCTCCTCGCGCCCGCCGATCGTCGTCACCAGCTCGGCCGCACGCTCGTACTCCTCGCTCAGCCGCGGGAAGAACCGATCGCGGAGGTCGGCGTCGGCCATTCCCGCGTAGGTTTCGGCGATCTCGAGTTCGGTCCGGGACAGCGAGAGCGCGGCGTTGTCCAGCGTCGTGCGGAAGAACGCCCACTCCTCGTACATCTCCTGGAGGGTCTCCTCGGAGCCGCCGTCCTCGAGGTAGGCGTCGATCCCCGTCGCCAGGGCGTACCAGCCCGGCAGGATACACCGCGACTGGGTCCAGGAGAACACCCACGGGATCGCCCGCAGGTCCTCGACGGTACGCTCGCCGGATCGCGAAGCAGGTCGCGAGCCAAGATCGAGGTCCTCGATGACGGTGATCGGCGTCGCCTGCTCGAAGTACCGGACGAACCCTTCGCTCTCGAGGAGGTCGCGGTACTCTCGGCGAGCGGTGTCAGCCATCGTCTCCATCGCTTCGATCCACTCCTCGTCGATGTCCTCCTCGGGCTGCTCCTCAGCGTAGAGCCGGGCCCGGAGCTGGGCGTTTAACATCTGCTCGATGTTTCGCTCGGCGATTCGGGGGTTGGCGTACTTCTCGGCGATCGCCTCGCCCTGCTCGGTGAACTTCACCTGGCCCGTCACCGTCGAGTTCGGTAGCGCCAGCAGCGCCTCGTTCATCGGCCCGCCGCCCCGCGAGATCGACCCCCCGCGAC
This genomic window from Natronococcus occultus SP4 contains:
- a CDS encoding 4Fe-4S ferredoxin N-terminal domain-containing protein encodes the protein MSSDEDGLGSDPFHPLGDAAEEDFRAMLEDTEYDADLGMAMAEDAMRVTKGELSEAEFHGKYHEDVLEEFGEDRRPTKEAYENAREEAKGTLSGMLERFGGDGEDSRRETMKKMGAGAAAVGFGAWASTDDGGEPLAAQDDDEEAGAPGADEEEGTQWGMTLDLETCDGCLSCVVACNQEHNWNEGANWMYIIAYEDGIVESPDADDFEGTRDFNYLIRPCQHCTDAPCEKVCPTTARHTRDEGGLVLTDYDVCIGCRYCQVACPYGVNYFQWGEPETDAPSDELDEDMMYDQRDRWVSGRGPRGVMEKCVFDPPRQDGQMGEEMVGTTACEDACPPGAIQFGDMNDPESDPQQYADNVALARAIEHDPDEEELQDAIAILEGEEEPADEDDDDGLTEEEAERLLQGEYGTADSTFRLLEEYNTQPNVLYIGNEPGPDAEQVPGPVAYDDVGQVDNRKDVLDEGTVGDTDLSL
- a CDS encoding (R)-citramalate synthase, with amino-acid sequence MTTTPEQTIAADRTVRLLDTTLRDGEQAPGVSLSPDEKVEIARGLERAGVAVIEAGSACTGAGERQAISRVTDLDLDARVTSFCRGMRGDVDLALECDVDGVHIVVPASDRHVEGKVGTSREDNLAKTADLVEYATDHDLWVEVIGEDGSRADLDYLEELMGTALDAGADRTCFADTVGHTGPERTAEAVSRLAELGPVSAHTHDDLGLGVANAISAVSAGADLVHCTVNGLGERAGNVALEEVAIALAHVYDVETAELEELYDLAQRVSRATGVPLPPNKAVIGENAFTHESGIHTDGTLKDDKMYEPYAPETVGRERRLALGKHTGRAGVTATLEEHGVEADDDEVAEIATRVTELGDRGRRVTDADLLAIAEDVTGDDRERVVELLDLNATSGGAVPTASIRLAVEGEERVASGTGSGPVDAAVSAVREALGSMADAELESYHVDAVTGGTDAVVTVEVTMVRDDRSVTVARSEADITRASVEAMVDALDRLLGRDTQPLAPADD
- a CDS encoding AAA family ATPase, producing the protein MDVTQASRECSTVLEEIGNAVVCDRDFLEDVLVGVVGRGHVLLEDVPGTGKTLTARSVATALGLSFSRIQFTPDLLPADVTGTHVFDERERRFEFAEGPIFANIVLADEINRAPPKTQAALLEAMEEGQVTVDGETRQLPAPFFVIATQNPVEQEGTFPLPEAQVDRFLIKTSMGYPDAEGEVELLRRRASREAGSPTVETVLEPERVDQLRAVPEAVRVEPDLLEYVATVARETRTDGRVEVGVSPRGTQRLFEAARAYAALVGREYVTPDDIKRVAEPVLAHRLVLTPDATVNRVEKGAVVADVLESVPVPTVD